The following coding sequences lie in one Flavobacterium sp. 20NA77.7 genomic window:
- the purB gene encoding adenylosuccinate lyase — translation MQLTELNAISPIDGRYRSKTVSLASYFSEEALIKYRVLIEVEYFIALCEANLPQLEKIDASIYESLRAIYENFSTEDALWIKDTEKTTNHDVKAVEYFIKSKFDNLGLQQYKEFIHFGLTSQDINNTAIPLSTKDAFEKVYMPSLMAVLQKLKELALEWATVPMLARTHGQPASPTRLGKEIAVFVERIEEQIRLLFMVPFAAKFGGATGNYNAHKVAYPTTDWKKFGTDFVENKLGLHHSFPTTQIEHYDHFAAFFDALKRINTILIDLDRDIWTYVSMDYFKQKIKAGEIGSSAMPHKVNPIDFENSEGNLGIANALFEHLSAKLPISRLQRDLTDSTVLRNIGVPMGHTLISFEATLKGLNKLVLNEEKFAEDLEKNWAVVAEAIQTILRREGYPNPYEALKDLTRTNTIINKEAIHSFIKTLNVSDEIKAELLQITPSNYLGI, via the coding sequence ATGCAACTTACAGAATTAAATGCTATTTCACCTATTGATGGTCGATATAGAAGTAAAACGGTTTCCTTAGCGTCTTATTTCTCTGAAGAAGCACTCATTAAATACCGCGTTTTAATTGAGGTTGAATATTTTATCGCTTTGTGCGAAGCAAATTTACCACAATTAGAAAAAATAGATGCTTCAATTTATGAGTCATTACGCGCTATTTATGAAAATTTTTCTACTGAAGATGCTCTTTGGATAAAAGATACTGAAAAAACGACAAATCATGATGTGAAAGCTGTTGAATATTTTATCAAATCCAAGTTTGATAATTTAGGATTACAACAGTATAAGGAGTTTATTCATTTTGGTTTAACTTCACAAGATATCAATAATACCGCTATTCCTTTGTCTACAAAAGATGCTTTTGAAAAAGTATATATGCCAAGTTTAATGGCTGTACTTCAAAAGTTAAAAGAACTTGCTCTGGAATGGGCAACTGTACCCATGTTAGCCAGAACGCATGGTCAGCCTGCTTCTCCAACCCGATTAGGGAAAGAAATTGCAGTTTTTGTAGAGCGTATTGAAGAACAAATACGTTTATTATTTATGGTACCTTTTGCAGCAAAATTTGGTGGCGCTACGGGTAATTATAATGCGCATAAGGTTGCTTATCCTACTACAGATTGGAAAAAATTTGGAACTGATTTTGTGGAAAATAAATTAGGTTTACACCATTCGTTTCCTACCACTCAAATTGAACATTATGACCATTTTGCTGCCTTTTTTGATGCTTTAAAACGTATCAACACTATTCTTATTGATTTAGATAGAGATATTTGGACGTATGTATCGATGGATTATTTCAAGCAAAAAATTAAAGCAGGAGAAATTGGTTCGTCAGCTATGCCACACAAAGTAAATCCAATTGATTTTGAAAATAGTGAAGGGAATTTAGGAATTGCGAATGCTTTGTTTGAACATCTTTCAGCAAAACTACCTATTTCTAGATTACAACGCGATCTAACAGACAGCACGGTTTTACGAAACATAGGTGTACCAATGGGACACACGTTAATATCTTTTGAGGCTACCTTAAAAGGCTTGAATAAATTAGTTTTAAACGAAGAAAAATTTGCTGAAGATTTAGAGAAAAATTGGGCTGTTGTTGCCGAAGCGATACAAACGATTTTGCGTAGAGAAGGCTATCCAAATCCGTATGAGGCTTTGAAAGATTTAACTAGAACTAATACCATAATTAATAAAGAAGCAATTCATAGTTTTATTAAAACTTTAAACGTTTCTGATGAAATTAAAGCCGAATTACTTCAAATTACACCAAGTAATTATTTAGGGATTTAA
- a CDS encoding hydroxymethylglutaryl-CoA lyase, translating into MKSIKIIECPRDAMQGIKTFIPTAQKVKYLQALLRVGFDTIDFGSFVSPKAIPQMQDTAEVLAQLNLAQTQSKLLAIIANTQGAFLASQHAAIQYLGFPFSISENFQMRNTHKTIAESIVTLKEILEIADKSNKEVVTYISMGFGNPYGDPWNVEIVGEWTEKLATMGVKILSLSDTVGSSTPEVIEYLFSNLIPKYPHIEFGAHLHTTPDKWFEKIDAAYKAGCKRFDGAIQGFGGCPMAKDDLTGNMPTEKLLSYFTIQKETTGTSPMSFESAYNEASKLFGEFH; encoded by the coding sequence ATGAAATCTATTAAAATCATAGAATGTCCTCGTGATGCCATGCAAGGCATTAAAACCTTCATTCCTACAGCACAAAAGGTAAAATACCTTCAAGCGTTGTTGCGTGTAGGTTTTGACACCATTGATTTTGGTAGTTTTGTTTCGCCGAAAGCAATACCGCAAATGCAGGATACAGCTGAAGTTTTAGCTCAATTGAATTTAGCACAAACACAAAGTAAATTATTGGCTATTATTGCTAATACGCAAGGAGCTTTTCTGGCTTCACAGCATGCAGCGATACAATATCTTGGTTTTCCTTTTTCTATTTCAGAGAATTTTCAAATGCGAAACACACATAAAACCATTGCCGAAAGTATTGTAACATTGAAAGAAATATTAGAAATAGCAGACAAATCCAACAAAGAAGTTGTGACTTATATTTCTATGGGATTTGGCAACCCTTATGGCGACCCTTGGAATGTAGAAATTGTAGGTGAATGGACTGAAAAATTAGCAACTATGGGGGTGAAAATTTTATCCTTATCAGACACCGTTGGAAGTTCTACACCTGAAGTCATTGAGTATCTATTTTCCAATTTAATACCTAAATATCCTCATATTGAATTTGGCGCGCATTTACACACCACTCCAGACAAATGGTTTGAAAAAATAGATGCCGCTTACAAAGCGGGTTGTAAAAGATTTGACGGAGCCATTCAAGGTTTTGGAGGTTGTCCTATGGCGAAAGACGATTTAACAGGCAATATGCCAACAGAAAAATTACTTTCCTATTTTACCATACAAAAAGAAACTACTGGTACTAGTCCTATGAGTTTTGAAAGTGCGTATAACGAAGCGAGTAAGTTGTTTGGGGAGTTTCATTAG
- a CDS encoding SIR2 family NAD-dependent protein deacylase — translation MKKLVVVTGAGMSAESGISTFRDSNGLWENHDIMEVASPLGWNKNPKLVLDFYNKRRAQLREVKPNKGHFLLAELEQFFDVQIITQNVDNLHERAGSTKIIHLHGELTKVRGEFSNNESIFWENDINIGDVNEKDEQLRPDIVWFGEAVPKFDKAVQLSSQADFMLVIGTSLQVYPAASLIEYPKANVPIIYIDPYPAMDVVDKKRVHVMSMNASEGLELVKQNFIDKI, via the coding sequence ATGAAGAAATTAGTTGTGGTTACAGGAGCAGGAATGAGTGCTGAAAGTGGGATTAGTACCTTTAGAGATTCTAATGGATTATGGGAAAATCATGATATTATGGAAGTCGCCTCACCGTTAGGTTGGAATAAAAATCCTAAATTAGTACTTGATTTTTATAATAAAAGAAGAGCACAATTACGAGAAGTAAAACCCAATAAAGGTCATTTTTTACTTGCCGAACTCGAACAATTTTTTGATGTACAAATTATCACTCAAAATGTTGACAATTTACATGAACGGGCAGGAAGTACAAAAATTATTCATTTACATGGTGAACTAACAAAAGTAAGGGGTGAATTTTCGAATAACGAAAGTATTTTTTGGGAAAATGATATTAATATAGGTGATGTGAATGAAAAAGACGAACAACTACGTCCAGATATTGTTTGGTTTGGCGAAGCTGTGCCAAAATTTGATAAAGCAGTCCAGCTTTCCTCTCAAGCTGATTTTATGTTAGTAATTGGTACTTCTTTGCAAGTATATCCAGCGGCTAGTTTAATAGAATATCCAAAAGCAAATGTGCCAATTATTTACATTGACCCATATCCTGCAATGGATGTGGTTGACAAAAAAAGAGTACATGTTATGTCGATGAATGCGAGTGAAGGATTAGAATTAGTAAAACAAAATTTTATTGATAAAATATAA
- a CDS encoding TrmH family RNA methyltransferase: protein MSKEKLDLLAYLEEFITENRKNGFVKVLENRTNHLTIAMEDVYQLHNTSAVMRSCEVFGIQQLHVIEERFGKRIDKEIALGAEKWVDINRHASVQNCIDHLKASGYQIIATTPHNDSCMLDEFDITKKSALFFGTEKLGLSKEVIEQADGFLKIPMVGFTESLNISVSAAIVIQDLTNRLRKSGINWKLTEEEKLEKRIDWTRKSIKDIDYIENRYKQSSL, encoded by the coding sequence ATGTCAAAAGAAAAACTCGATTTATTAGCCTATTTAGAAGAATTTATTACCGAAAATAGAAAAAATGGATTTGTAAAAGTTCTAGAAAACAGAACGAACCATTTAACCATTGCGATGGAAGATGTGTACCAATTGCATAATACGAGTGCAGTTATGAGAAGTTGTGAAGTTTTTGGCATTCAGCAATTACATGTTATTGAAGAACGTTTTGGAAAAAGAATTGATAAAGAAATTGCCCTTGGAGCCGAAAAATGGGTCGATATTAATCGACATGCTAGTGTACAAAACTGCATTGATCATTTAAAAGCTTCTGGGTATCAAATAATCGCTACTACCCCACATAATGATTCATGTATGTTAGATGAATTTGACATCACAAAAAAATCAGCTTTGTTTTTTGGTACAGAAAAATTAGGGCTTTCCAAAGAAGTAATAGAACAAGCCGATGGTTTTCTTAAAATTCCTATGGTAGGGTTTACGGAAAGTTTAAACATATCTGTTTCGGCAGCAATTGTGATTCAAGATTTGACAAATAGATTACGAAAATCAGGAATTAACTGGAAGCTAACTGAAGAAGAAAAACTAGAAAAAAGAATTGATTGGACCAGAAAATCGATAAAAGATATAGATTATATTGAAAATAGATATAAACAATCTAGTCTTTAA
- a CDS encoding aminotransferase class I/II-fold pyridoxal phosphate-dependent enzyme yields the protein MVKDLFERIQQNKGPLGKWASQAEGYFVFPKLEGELGPRMKFQGKDILNWSLNDYLGLANHPEVRKADTEAAIQYGAAYPMGARMMSGHTKYHEQLEQELAAFVMKESAYLLNFGYQGMVSIIDALVTKNDVIVYDVDAHACIIDGVRLHMGKRFTYRHNDVESMEKNLQRATKLAEETGGGILFITEGVFGMRGQQGKLKEVVEMKKRYNFRLLVDDAHGFGTLGKTGAGAGEEQGVQDEIDVYFSTFAKSMANIGAFVAADKDIIDYLKYNLRSQMFAKALPMIQTIGSLKRLELLRQSSEIKDKLWKNVNALQNGLKERGFNIGDTNTCITPVYLEGSIPEAMVMVNDLRENYGIFLSIVVYPVIPKGIILLRMIPTASHTLADIEETLAAFEAIREKLVNGTYKALAEAHVENVS from the coding sequence ATGGTAAAAGATTTATTTGAAAGAATTCAACAAAATAAAGGACCTTTAGGTAAATGGGCTTCACAGGCAGAAGGATATTTCGTTTTTCCAAAACTAGAAGGCGAATTAGGCCCAAGAATGAAATTTCAAGGAAAAGATATTTTAAACTGGAGTTTGAATGATTATTTAGGCCTAGCTAACCATCCAGAAGTTAGAAAAGCAGATACAGAGGCAGCCATTCAATATGGTGCGGCTTACCCTATGGGAGCACGTATGATGAGTGGGCATACAAAATATCATGAACAATTAGAACAAGAATTAGCTGCTTTTGTAATGAAAGAATCGGCTTATTTATTGAATTTTGGTTACCAAGGAATGGTGTCTATTATTGACGCTTTAGTAACTAAAAATGACGTAATTGTATATGATGTTGATGCACATGCTTGCATTATTGATGGGGTTCGTTTGCATATGGGGAAACGTTTTACATATCGTCATAATGATGTGGAGAGTATGGAGAAAAACTTGCAACGTGCCACTAAATTAGCTGAAGAAACGGGAGGTGGTATTTTGTTTATTACTGAAGGTGTCTTTGGAATGCGAGGTCAACAAGGAAAGTTGAAGGAAGTGGTTGAAATGAAAAAACGATACAATTTCCGTTTGTTAGTTGATGATGCGCATGGTTTTGGTACGCTTGGTAAAACAGGTGCTGGAGCAGGCGAGGAGCAAGGTGTACAAGATGAAATTGATGTATATTTTTCAACCTTTGCAAAATCTATGGCAAACATAGGTGCTTTTGTGGCAGCCGATAAAGATATAATTGATTATTTAAAATATAATTTACGTTCGCAAATGTTTGCAAAAGCATTGCCAATGATTCAAACGATTGGTTCGTTAAAACGTTTAGAATTATTGCGTCAATCTTCTGAAATCAAAGATAAATTATGGAAAAACGTAAATGCGTTGCAAAATGGGTTAAAAGAAAGAGGGTTTAATATTGGAGATACAAACACATGTATTACGCCTGTTTATTTAGAAGGTTCTATTCCAGAAGCGATGGTAATGGTAAATGATTTAAGAGAAAATTACGGTATTTTCTTGTCAATTGTTGTTTATCCTGTAATTCCAAAAGGTATTATTTTATTACGAATGATACCGACTGCATCACATACTTTAGCAGATATTGAAGAGACATTAGCCGCGTTTGAGGCAATTCGTGAAAAATTAGTTAATGGAACTTATAAAGCATTAGCGGAAGCTCATGTGGAAAATGTTTCTTAA
- the secDF gene encoding protein translocase subunit SecDF, with translation MQNKGLIKFFAIVFTIVSIYQLSFTFVANGISEDAKAYAKGDTKKELKYLDSIGKLDVMNLGFTKFTYNEVREKQINKGLDLEGGINVILQVSVKDILKGLANNSKNPTFNRALDRAVKEKKGNQDYLDAFFDAFEQESNGSLKLASNEVFYNRGLEGEINLGMTDDQVKVVLRKKVAESVESAYGVLRERIDKFGVVQPNIQKLGESGRILVELPGAKDIDRIKNLLQSTAQLEFWETYKPEELGNFFVAANDALKKTETKAKTATTAKVEDSTVVKDEKSKVESLLKDTKKALKGAQDLGPLFSKIVMPAQQGSPYVAVFNVKDTSVVNSYFNRPDIRGLLTVANAKFVWGKPSKKAPEFTELYVLKGSADGLPPLSGSVIIEAKDTYDQLGKPAVSMQMNPTGARKWEEITGNVSKQGNAIAIVLDNQVYSAPGVSKGAISGGQSEISGNFTIEETKDLANVLRAGKLPAAAEIVQSEVVGPSLGQEAIDNGITSSLIGLLLVSLWMVIYYGRAGWYANIALIVNLILIFGAMASFPGGFVLTLPGIAGIVLTMGTAVDANIIIYERAKEELREGKSLENAVVAAFGWKGAMRSIIDANVTHVLTGLILFIFGNGPIKGFATTLLIGIFTSLFTSIFIARFFIDKDIVKGRSLLFATNMTKNWFTGFNFDFLKIKKFTYLFSLTVVAISCWSFFTNGFDQGIDFVGGRTFQVKFDQSVNAEEVKNALASETVFGSAEAKTFGNSSQLKITTKYKIKEENAAVDKEVNEKLYNAVKKFYAKEISYDEFINTNEGKSIGVVQAVKVGPAVAEDIKTNAYWAVIGAMLVVCLYLVVSFRRYQYSLGAIAAVAHDVIFVLGIYSLLYKYMPFHMEIDQHFIAAILTVIGYSMNDTVIVYDRVREFLGGKSHHGSFNKIVNDSINTTLSRTLNTSLTMIMVLAIMFVFGGDSIRGFIFAMLVGIIVGTYSSLFIATPVLVDTISKDDKKVIENEHNA, from the coding sequence ATGCAGAACAAAGGACTAATCAAATTCTTCGCAATTGTTTTTACAATTGTAAGTATTTACCAGCTTTCATTTACGTTTGTAGCAAACGGAATTTCAGAAGATGCAAAAGCATATGCAAAAGGTGATACCAAAAAAGAATTAAAGTATTTAGATTCAATTGGTAAATTAGATGTAATGAACTTAGGGTTCACCAAATTTACCTACAATGAAGTAAGAGAAAAACAAATTAACAAAGGTCTTGACCTTGAAGGAGGAATTAACGTAATCTTACAAGTATCTGTAAAAGATATTTTAAAAGGATTAGCTAATAATTCTAAAAATCCTACTTTCAACAGAGCTTTAGATAGAGCTGTTAAAGAGAAAAAAGGAAATCAAGATTATTTAGATGCATTTTTTGATGCATTTGAACAAGAATCAAATGGTAGTTTAAAATTAGCTTCAAACGAAGTATTTTACAATAGAGGTTTAGAAGGTGAAATTAACTTAGGAATGACTGACGATCAAGTTAAAGTTGTTTTAAGAAAAAAAGTAGCTGAATCTGTAGAAAGTGCATACGGTGTTTTAAGAGAGCGTATCGATAAATTTGGTGTAGTACAACCTAATATTCAAAAATTAGGAGAGTCTGGACGAATCTTGGTTGAATTACCGGGAGCTAAAGATATTGACCGTATTAAAAATTTATTACAATCTACAGCACAATTAGAGTTTTGGGAAACCTATAAACCTGAAGAATTAGGGAACTTTTTTGTTGCAGCTAATGATGCATTAAAGAAAACAGAAACGAAAGCTAAAACAGCTACTACTGCTAAAGTGGAAGATTCTACTGTGGTAAAAGATGAAAAATCTAAAGTAGAGTCGTTATTAAAAGATACTAAAAAAGCACTTAAAGGGGCGCAAGATTTAGGTCCTTTATTTAGTAAAATTGTAATGCCTGCACAACAAGGTTCGCCATATGTTGCAGTATTTAATGTTAAAGATACATCAGTTGTAAATTCATATTTTAATAGACCAGACATTAGAGGTTTATTAACAGTAGCGAATGCAAAATTTGTTTGGGGTAAACCTTCTAAAAAAGCGCCAGAGTTTACAGAATTATATGTGTTAAAAGGAAGTGCAGATGGATTGCCACCATTAAGTGGAAGTGTAATTATTGAAGCAAAAGATACCTATGACCAATTAGGAAAACCTGCAGTTAGTATGCAAATGAATCCTACTGGTGCAAGAAAATGGGAAGAAATTACAGGAAATGTATCTAAACAAGGTAATGCTATTGCTATTGTGTTAGATAACCAAGTGTATTCTGCTCCTGGTGTTAGTAAAGGTGCTATTTCTGGAGGACAATCTGAAATTTCAGGAAACTTTACTATTGAAGAAACAAAAGATTTAGCAAACGTATTACGTGCAGGTAAGTTACCAGCTGCTGCAGAAATTGTTCAATCTGAAGTTGTAGGACCATCTTTAGGTCAAGAAGCTATTGATAATGGTATTACATCTTCATTAATTGGTTTACTATTAGTATCACTTTGGATGGTAATTTACTATGGTAGAGCAGGTTGGTATGCAAACATTGCATTGATTGTAAACTTAATTTTAATATTTGGTGCTATGGCAAGTTTCCCTGGTGGATTCGTGTTAACTTTACCAGGTATTGCAGGTATTGTATTAACAATGGGTACGGCAGTAGATGCTAACATTATTATCTATGAGCGTGCAAAAGAAGAATTGCGTGAAGGGAAAAGTTTAGAGAATGCCGTTGTTGCTGCTTTCGGATGGAAAGGTGCTATGCGTTCTATTATTGATGCTAACGTTACACACGTATTAACAGGTTTAATATTATTTATTTTTGGTAACGGACCTATCAAAGGTTTCGCAACTACATTATTAATTGGTATTTTTACCTCTTTATTTACTTCAATTTTTATTGCAAGATTCTTTATTGATAAAGATATTGTTAAAGGCAGATCATTACTATTTGCTACAAACATGACAAAAAATTGGTTTACTGGATTTAATTTCGATTTCTTAAAAATTAAAAAATTCACGTATCTATTTTCTCTAACTGTTGTAGCTATTAGCTGTTGGTCATTCTTTACAAACGGATTTGACCAAGGTATTGATTTTGTAGGAGGAAGAACATTCCAAGTTAAATTTGACCAATCAGTAAATGCTGAAGAAGTTAAAAATGCACTTGCTTCTGAAACAGTTTTTGGAAGTGCGGAAGCAAAAACTTTTGGAAATTCATCTCAATTAAAAATTACTACAAAATATAAAATTAAGGAAGAGAATGCAGCTGTAGATAAAGAAGTAAATGAGAAATTATACAATGCAGTGAAAAAATTCTATGCAAAAGAAATTTCTTATGACGAATTTATCAATACAAATGAAGGAAAAAGTATTGGTGTCGTTCAAGCGGTTAAAGTTGGACCTGCCGTAGCTGAAGATATTAAAACAAATGCATATTGGGCTGTTATTGGTGCTATGTTAGTAGTTTGTTTATACTTAGTAGTATCATTCCGTAGATATCAGTACTCTTTAGGAGCCATTGCTGCGGTGGCGCATGATGTTATATTTGTATTAGGAATCTATTCGTTATTGTATAAATATATGCCTTTCCATATGGAAATTGACCAACACTTTATTGCGGCAATTTTAACAGTTATTGGATATTCTATGAATGATACGGTTATTGTATATGATAGAGTTCGTGAATTCTTAGGTGGTAAATCACATCACGGTAGCTTCAATAAAATTGTAAATGATTCTATTAACACAACCTTGTCACGTACATTGAATACTTCGTTAACAATGATTATGGTATTGGCTATTATGTTTGTATTTGGAGGTGATTCTATCAGAGGATTTATCTTTGCTATGTTAGTAGGTATTATTGTAGGAACATATTCGTCGTTATTTATAGCTACGCCAGTATTAGTAGATACAATTTCAAAGGATGATAAAAAAGTTATTGAAAATGAGCATAATGCTTAA
- the guaB gene encoding IMP dehydrogenase codes for MKAHTTKIIGEGLTYDDVLLVPNYSEVLPREVSIQSKFSKNITLNVPIVSAAMDTVTESAMAIAMAQEGGIGVLHKNMTIEQQAAEVRKVKRAESGMIIDPVTLPLTANVGDAKAAMKEYGIGGIPVVDETGILKGIVTNRDLRFEKNNSRSILEVMTSANLVTAPEGTTLATAEEILQENKIEKLPVVDAHFKLIGLITFRDITKLTQKPNANKDKYGRLRVAAAIGVTADAVQRAEALVNAGVDAVIIDTAHGHTKGVVDVLKQIKNHFPQIDVVVGNIATPEAALYLVENGADAVKVGIGPGSICTTRVVAGVGFPQFSAVLEVAAALKETGIPVIADGGVRYTGDIPKAIAAGAYSVMLGSMLAGTKESPGETIIFEGRKFKSYRGMGSVEAMKEGSKDRYFQDVEDDVKKLVPEGIVGRVPYKGELNESMQQFIGGLRAGMGYCGAKDISTLQSTGRFVRITSSGISESHPHNVTITKEAPNYSR; via the coding sequence ATGAAAGCACACACAACTAAAATCATTGGAGAAGGACTTACTTACGACGACGTTTTATTAGTTCCCAATTATTCTGAAGTACTTCCTAGAGAAGTTTCTATTCAATCAAAATTTAGCAAAAACATTACGTTAAATGTACCTATTGTGTCTGCTGCTATGGATACGGTAACAGAAAGTGCAATGGCTATCGCTATGGCACAAGAAGGCGGTATTGGGGTATTGCACAAAAACATGACCATTGAACAACAAGCCGCAGAAGTACGCAAAGTAAAGCGTGCAGAAAGCGGTATGATTATAGATCCTGTAACCTTACCTTTAACAGCTAACGTGGGAGATGCAAAAGCTGCCATGAAAGAATATGGAATAGGCGGTATTCCAGTAGTTGATGAAACGGGCATTCTAAAAGGCATTGTTACCAATCGGGATTTGCGTTTTGAAAAAAATAATTCACGTAGCATTTTAGAAGTAATGACCTCAGCAAATTTAGTCACTGCTCCTGAAGGAACTACACTTGCAACAGCTGAAGAAATTTTACAAGAAAATAAAATTGAAAAACTTCCTGTTGTTGATGCACATTTTAAACTTATTGGCTTAATTACATTTAGAGATATAACAAAATTAACACAGAAACCTAACGCTAATAAAGACAAATATGGTCGTCTTCGTGTAGCAGCTGCTATTGGTGTTACAGCAGATGCCGTACAACGTGCAGAAGCCCTTGTTAACGCTGGCGTGGATGCCGTAATTATAGATACGGCTCATGGACACACGAAAGGTGTAGTTGATGTATTGAAACAAATAAAAAATCATTTTCCTCAAATAGATGTAGTGGTAGGTAATATTGCTACACCTGAGGCTGCCTTATATTTAGTAGAAAATGGAGCCGATGCAGTAAAAGTTGGTATTGGTCCAGGTTCTATATGTACGACACGTGTGGTTGCGGGTGTAGGTTTTCCACAGTTTTCCGCTGTATTAGAAGTTGCAGCTGCTTTAAAAGAAACAGGCATTCCAGTTATCGCAGATGGAGGCGTTCGTTATACAGGTGATATTCCTAAAGCAATAGCTGCTGGTGCTTACAGTGTTATGTTGGGTTCTATGCTAGCGGGAACGAAAGAATCACCAGGAGAAACGATTATTTTTGAAGGAAGAAAATTTAAATCTTATAGAGGCATGGGTTCTGTTGAAGCTATGAAAGAGGGCTCCAAAGATCGTTATTTTCAAGATGTAGAAGACGATGTGAAAAAATTAGTACCAGAAGGTATCGTAGGTCGAGTGCCTTATAAAGGAGAGTTAAATGAAAGTATGCAACAATTTATTGGTGGTTTACGTGCAGGTATGGGATATTGCGGTGCAAAAGATATTTCAACGTTACAAAGTACGGGTCGTTTTGTCCGTATTACTTCTAGTGGAATAAGTGAAAGCCACCCACACAATGTTACGATAACTAAAGAAGCTCCGAATTACTCGAGATAG
- a CDS encoding WG repeat-containing protein yields the protein MNRFFFLLLFLSQITISQSINKTLVPYREGKLWGFCDTLGKVFVKPYLDTIHDVKYDYFFKKAAFLVEKNKKNFVVNEHNQLVLPASHTYDSIALRQIDVQYIDVYKKKKMGIYKNLKELVPCSYDYVATTANSSYKVYNQNKCGIINRKKTLVVPVLYDDIYPSNNLSKEKFVWEAVLNDKTKYFYDTKVAFVNDEELVGVKEMSKGTYFTVSELELVKAKLLEKYTFVSLDENEGIAYVADSKNKFGVYDLYKEKIIIAPEFEKISYVENDGKNKIFKIKLYNKWGLIKEGNEIFLPIIYDNIEYNHNMDIFLIYLNGKIGIKFSNTIYPTIEPKYLKIITKQSMIVNEHWNFSVIQVQTAKGYGFIGENGIEYFKD from the coding sequence ATGAATAGATTTTTTTTCTTGCTGTTGTTTTTAAGTCAAATTACTATTTCACAGTCAATAAATAAAACTTTAGTCCCTTATAGAGAAGGTAAATTATGGGGGTTTTGTGATACTTTGGGAAAAGTTTTTGTTAAGCCTTATTTAGATACAATACATGATGTAAAATATGATTATTTTTTTAAAAAAGCTGCTTTTTTAGTAGAAAAAAACAAAAAGAACTTTGTAGTTAATGAACATAACCAGCTCGTATTACCTGCTTCTCATACTTACGATTCAATTGCTTTAAGACAAATAGATGTTCAATATATTGATGTTTACAAGAAAAAGAAAATGGGTATCTATAAAAATTTGAAAGAGTTAGTACCGTGTTCTTATGATTATGTTGCTACAACTGCCAATTCAAGTTATAAAGTTTACAACCAAAATAAATGTGGTATAATAAATAGAAAAAAAACACTCGTTGTGCCAGTACTTTACGATGATATATATCCGTCAAATAATTTATCTAAAGAAAAATTTGTTTGGGAAGCTGTTTTAAATGATAAAACGAAGTACTTTTATGATACTAAAGTTGCATTTGTAAATGATGAAGAGCTAGTAGGAGTAAAAGAGATGAGTAAAGGGACTTATTTTACGGTTAGCGAATTAGAATTAGTTAAAGCAAAACTATTAGAAAAATATACTTTCGTTTCTTTAGATGAAAATGAAGGTATTGCTTATGTAGCAGATTCAAAAAACAAATTTGGGGTGTATGATTTGTATAAAGAAAAAATAATTATAGCGCCAGAATTTGAAAAAATTAGTTATGTTGAAAATGATGGCAAGAATAAAATTTTTAAGATTAAGTTGTATAATAAATGGGGCTTAATTAAAGAAGGTAATGAAATATTTCTCCCTATTATATATGATAATATTGAATATAATCATAACATGGATATTTTTCTTATTTATTTAAATGGAAAGATAGGTATTAAATTTTCAAATACAATTTATCCTACTATTGAACCAAAATATTTAAAAATCATTACCAAGCAGAGCATGATAGTTAATGAGCATTGGAATTTTTCTGTTATCCAAGTTCAAACAGCTAAAGGTTATGGATTTATTGGGGAAAATGGTATAGAATACTTTAAAGACTAG